A genomic stretch from Centroberyx gerrardi isolate f3 chromosome 10, fCenGer3.hap1.cur.20231027, whole genome shotgun sequence includes:
- the morc3a gene encoding MORC family CW-type zinc finger protein 3a, with the protein MAAQRERGVPLSSLCPKFLHTNSTSHTWPFSAIAELIDNAYDPDVNAKQFWIDKTQIKGQECLSFMDNGNGLNYELMHKMLSFGYSDKTAVNGVDPIGIYGNGFKSGSMRLGQDAIVFSKSQNASCVGMLSQSYLKEIGAEQIIVPIVSFELTETNKFCVREEHKVSLQDILRYSPFKTEAELLTEISAINSTCSTGTTGTRIIVWNLRRTATEMTEFDFTKDRYDIRIPSDVYETMTDTSEHPERFASSIPESEYSLRAYCSILYLKPRMQIIIRGQKVKTQLISKSLAYIAKDHYKPTFLNKRVSITFGYNTKSKDQYGIMMYHKNRLIKAYERVGCQLKANITGLGVIGVIECNFLDPTHNKQNFDNTDKYRKTINNLGIKLEDYWKEIRFKRNSEDPNGTIPVEDAKKRPDQNWVQCDECLRWRKLPDGIDCSLLPEKWFCRQNPDPQFRGCQVEEEPEDSDDDQPSYRKTYKQHEREDKKKQEKKRKTMEDEQKRQDEVRITKLALQNETLRQQHEDLKRQLNQKTVRAVVQSPSTQETLRSRVNIEKPRGGAARAESSPLRSSTLSQAACSPSSSSSLPVISNVCSLSVDQLRMKRTLPVTPESVSKRPRINGFHRSTAETTSSVEASPLSSTSTSIIPLDDDDDGDGGDDDDDDDDDDDDDTTDDDDIVILETASTPVPKKPGFDLAKVKTERQRSDPGVGMLMECSDDAAVETASETNAAGTSSIETAAVGTGPSPPPPPEQTSTTTQTEVPKVKDEEEEERKQRKDESITKGEERTAQGMPKANGNEQSSDVDVNVCIKLESSGDAHTHSGNQGKQTLHNGVAAPCQSANEEAAGPSHADLQDINMSAVNYANMMAVQDQQDQLLELMQTAAEERDSFKDQVHQLTCQLHDMQNRLQELSLTNVKRECTDQASQTEEEGDGQDYKNLYEQAKQKVDELSREKEALLAASPSTAKCEEKVSDEIVMQIDCLVRDLDQSNKERDELRSQVEGLEEEKVNLSSQCEELKLSLQQQRANTEQGSTTPHRASHSRVETEAGGTAESGSASSSETSTSLMELRQNVGRLLISFVPALDLDQVNYQCNVIDEILEQVLSDVEYIGVMRRRGGAENE; encoded by the exons ACCAGCCACACCTGGCCCTTCAGCGCTATAGCTGAACTCATAG ACAATGCCTATGACCCCGATGTCAATGCAAAACAGTTCTGGATAGATAAGACCCAGATCAAAGGACAAGAATGCCTCAGCTTCATGGACAATGGAAATGGACTGAACTACGAATTGATGCATAAGATGCTCAG ctttggaTACAGTGACAAGACTGCTGTAAATGGTGTAGACCCAATTGGTATCTATGGCAACGGTTTCAAGTCTGGATCCATGCGCCTTGGGCAAGATGCCATTGTGTTCTCCAAGTCGCAGAACGCCTCGTGCGTTGGGATGCTCTCCCAGAGCTACTTGAAGGAGATTGGTGCTGAGCAAATCATTGTACCTATTGTCAGCTTTGAactgacagaaacaaacaagt tctgtgtgagagaggagcacAAAGTCAGTCTGCAGGACATCCTGCGCTACTCCCCCTTCAAGACGGAGGCAGAACTGCTCACTGAGATCAGTGCCATCAACTCCACTTGCTCCACCGGGACGACCGGGACACGAATCATTGTCTGGAATCTCCGCag gaCAGCTACAGAAATGACAGAGTTTGATTTTACGAAGGACCGTTACGATATCAGGATTCCATCTGACGTCTACGAGACGATGACTGACACATCCGAACACCCAGAGAGGTTTGCATCATCCATCCCTGAGAGCGAATACTCATTGCGT GCATACTGCAGTATTCTGTACCTGAAGCCTCGGATGCAGATCATCATACGTGGTCAAAAGGTGAAGACTCAGCTCATCTCGAAGAGTCTGGCCTACATCGCAAAGGACCACTACAAGCCCACTTTCCTG AACAAACGTGTCTCTATCACTTTTGGGTACAACACCAAGAGCAAAGACCAGTATGGCATCATGATGTATCACAAAAACCGTCTGATCAAAGCCTACGAACGCGTGGGCTGCCAGCTCAAG GCCAACATCACAGGTCTTGGGGTCATCGGGGTCATAGAGTGTAACTTTCTAGATCCTACCCACAACAAACAGAACTTTGACAACACTGATAAATACAG GAAAACCATCAACAATTTGGGGATCAAGCTGGAGGATTACTGGAAAGAAATTCGCTTCAAGAGAAACAGTGAAGATCCAAACGGCACCATACCAGTGGAAGATGCCAA GAAGCGACCAGATCAAAACTGGGTGCAGTGCGATGAATGTCTGCGCTGGCGCAAACTCCCTGACGGGATCGACTGCAGCTTGCTTCCAGAGAAATGGTTCTGCCGTCAGAATCCTGATCCTCAGTTCAG GGGCTGCCAGGTAGAGGAGGAGCCTGAGGACTCAGATGACGACCAGCCTTCATACCGCAAGACCTACAAACAGCA TGAGAGGGAGGACAAAAAGaaacaggagaagaaaagaaaaacg ATGGAGGATGAGCAAAAGCGCCAGGATGAGGTGCGGATAACCAAACTTGCCTTGCAAAATGAGACTCTTAGACAGCAGCACGAAGACCTGAAACGACAGCTGAATCAAAAG ACTGTGAGGGCTGTTGTCCAGTCCCCCTCTACTCAAGAGACCCTGAGGAGCAGGGTTAACATTGAGAAGCCACGAGGGGGCGCTGCAAGGGCTGAATCCTCTCCACTCAGGTCCTCCACCCTTTCGCAAGCTG CTTGCAGCCCCTCCAGTAGCAGCAGTCTTCCAGTAATTTCTAATGTATGCTCTCTGTCAGTAGACCAGCTAAG GATGAAGAGAACACTGCCTGTGACTCCAGAAAGTGTTTCCAAAAGACCCAGAATAAATGGTTTCCATAGGAGCACCGCAGAGACGACGTCATCGGTGGAGGCGAGCCCACTGAGCTCCACGTCGACCTCGATTATTCcccttgatgatgatgatgatggtgatggtggtgatgatgatgatgatgatgatgatgatgatgatgacgataccactgatgatgatgacattgtCATCTTGGAGACTGCCAGTACCCCTGTGCCAAAGAAACCAGGTTTTGACCTTGCTAAGGTGAAGACAGAGCGACAGCGAAGTGATCCCGGTGTGGGCATGCTGATGGAGTGCAGTGACGATGCTGCCGTGGAAACGGCGTCAGAGACAAACGCTGCAGGAACGAGCTCCATAGAGACTGCAGCCGTGGGGACCGGTCCctccccaccaccccctccaGAGCAGACCAGCACCACCACCCAGACAGAAGTACCCAAAGtgaaggatgaagaggaagaggaaagaaaacaaaggaagGACGAAAGTATAacaaaaggggaagagagaacaGCGCAGGGCATGCCTAAAGCGAATGGAAATGAGCAGAGTTCAGATGTGGACGTTAATGTGTGTATCAAGCTAGAGAGCAGTGGAGATGCACACACTCATAGTGGGAATCAAGGAAAGCAGACCTTGCACAACGGAGTAGCAGCGCCATGCCAGTCGGCCAATGAAGAAGCTGCTGGCCCTTCCCATGCAGATCTCCAGGACATAAACATGTCTGCAGTTAACTACGCCAATATGATGGCGGTACAGGACCAGCAAGACCAGCTCCTGGAGCTCATGCAGACTGCAGCTGAGGAGAGGGACTCCTTCAAGGACCAGGTCCATCAACTGACCTGCCAGCTACACGACATGCAGAACAGACTGCAAGAGTTGTCTCTGACCAATGTAAAGAGAGAGTGTACTGACCAAGCCAgccagacagaggaagaaggggaTGGACAGGACTACAAAAATCTGTATGAGCAGGCCAAACAGAAAGTCGATGAATTGAGTCGGGAGAAAGAGGCTTTATTGGCAGCCAGTCCCAGTACTGCCAAGTGTGAGGAAAAGGTCAGTGATGAGATTGTGATGCAAATTGACTGTCTAGTCCGGGATCTGGATCAAAGCAACAAGGAGAGGGATGAGCTACGCTCACAG GTGGAGGgtctggaggaggaaaaggtgAACCTGTCCTCCCAATGTGAGGAGCTCAAGTTgagcctgcagcagcagagggcaaaCACAGAGCAAGGCTCCACGACTCCACACAGAGCCAGTCATTCCAGGGTAGAAACAGAGGCAGGAGGGACAGCGGAGTCTGGCTCAGCTTCAAGCTCCGAAACATCCACAAG TTTGATGGAGCTGCGTCAGAATGTCGGACGCCTTCTCATCTCTTTCGTTCCTGCTTTGGATCTGGACCAAGTGAATTATCAGTGCAACGTAATTGATGAGATCTTAGAACAGGTTCTCTCTGATGTGGAGTACATCGGGGTAATGAGGCGGAGGGGCGGagcagaaaatgaatga
- the chaf1b gene encoding chromatin assembly factor 1 subunit B produces MKVVTCEIAWHNKEPVYSLDFQHNADGRIHRLATAGVDTTVRLWRVETGPDGKAVVEFLSNLARHTKAVNVVRFCPNGELLASGGDDAAILLWKLNDSKEPEQVLVFQEDEDAQLNKESWSVVKTLRGHIEDVYDISWTRDGNFMVSGSVDNTAIMWDVTKGQKLCIFNDHKSYVQGVTWDPLGQYVATLSCDRVMRVYSTHTRKKAYCVSKMSSGPLGEGEVKPYRMFHDDSMRSFFRRLTFTPDGSFLLAPAGCVEAGENVTNTTYIFSRKGLKRPIAHLPCPTKATLAVRCCPVYFELRTKKEEDGSVSVLPNVFQLPYRMVFAVASEDSIFLYDTQQTLPFGLVSNIHYHTLSDLTWSRDGSFLAVSSTDGYCSFLSFSPGELGTPLKEPPTLEVITPNSGLEKKGKKSSVARTSSPVPQPQTSAPAATSQTGLGKDAPSTPLSSLTSPEDKKNPPSAKTKPQPRRITLNTLEGWGKPSTPKATASTPQTPTSGSMSAPSTPQPHIAPLTPTSSSSTQPRITPLTPSTPKVLNSANASGPSTPKATTTPKGPTPRRVSLTPVASRSPAAASLFTPSSTEKAKHERPSPPSDPVCQPPESKRPKTSDPPAKTNVAQA; encoded by the exons ATGAAGGTGGTAACGTGTGAGATTGCATGGCACAACAAGGAGCCCGTGTACAGTCTGGACTTCCAACACAACGCTGATGGACGCATTCACCGGCTGGCTACAGCTGGAGTAGACACCACAGTCAGA CTGTGGCGGGTAGAGACGGGCCCAGATGGGAAGGCAGTGGTGGAGTTTCTGTCTAACTTGGCCAGACATACCAAGGCCGTCAACGTGGTGCGCTTCTGTCCCAATGGCGAGCTGCTTGCTTCTGGAGGAGACg ATGCTGCCATTCTGCTGTGGAAGCTCAATGACAGTAAGGAGCCTGAGCAGGTCCTGGTCTTCCAGGAGGATGAAGATGCTCAGCTCAACAAGGAGAGCTGGTCTGTGGTCAAGACACTAAG GGGACACATAGAGGATGTTTATGACATTTCCTGGACCCGCGATGGAAATTTCATGGTGTCTGGGTCTGTGGACAACACTGCTATCATGTGGGACGTCACCAAAG gtCAGAAGCTTTGTATCTTCAATGACCATAAGAGCTATGTGCAGGGGGTGACCTGGGATCCTCTGGGGCAGTATGTTGCCACTCTCAGCTGTGACAG AGTGATGCGTGTGTACAGCACTCACACCAGGAAGAAGGCCTACTGTGTCAGTAAGATGAGCTCTGGGCCacttggagagggagag GTCAAGCCCTATAGAATGTTCCACGATGACAGCATGAGGTCGTTCTTTAGACGCCTTACCTTCACACCTGACGGATCCTTCCTGCTCGccccag CGGGATGTGTGGAGGCAggagaaaatgtcacaaatacCACCTATATCTTTTCCAGGAAGGGCCTCAAGAG ACCTATAGCCCACTTGCCCTGTCCAACTAAAGCTACCCTGGCTGTGCGCTGCTGCCCAGTCTACTTTGAATTGAGGACCAAGAAGGAAGAAG atggttctgtcagtgttctgccCAATGTATTCCAGTTGCCGTATCGTATGGTGTTCGCAGTGGCATCTGAGGACTCCATTTTCTTGTATGACACGCAGCAGACTCTTCCCTTTGGCCTGGTGTCCAACATCCACTACCACACACTCAGTGACCTCACATG GTCTCGTGACGGTTCCTTCCTGGCCGTGTCTTCCACAGACGGCTACTGCTCCttcctgtccttctctcctgGAGAGCTGGGCACTCCTCTGAAGGAGCCCCCCACCCTGGAGGTCATTACCCCAAACAGTGGCCTTGAGAAAAAGGGCAAGAAGAGTTCAGTGGCCAGGACCTCGTCTCCTGTACCCCAGCCTCAAACCTCTGCCCCCGCTGCCACATCCCAGACCGGGCTTGGTAAAGATGCCCCCTCCACGCCCCTGTCCTCTCTGACCTCCCCAGAGGACAAGAAGAACCCCCCTAGTGCCAAGACTAAACCTCAGCCCCGTAGGATCACCCTCAACACCCTGGAGGGCTGGGGGAAGCCCTCTACCCCTAAAGCCACAGCCTCTACACCTCAGACCCCAACATCTGGAAGCATGAGCGCCCCCTCTACTCCCCAGCCTCACATCGCCCCTCTTACCCCGACCAGCTCCTCCTCAACCCAGCCACGCATCACCCCCCTCACTCCCTCCACCCCCAAAGTCCTCAACAGCGCTAACGCTTCTGGGCCCAGTACTCCTAAGGCTACAACCACCCCCAAGGGGCCCACTCCAAG GCGAGTATCTTTGACTCCTGTTGCCAGCCGATCTCCAGCCGCCGCTTCACTCTTCACTCCCTCCTCCACTGAGAAGGCCAAACACG AGCGCCCGTCTCCTCCCTCTGATCCGGTGTGCCAGCCTCCTGAGTCCAAACGCCCCAAGACCAGCGACCCTCCAGCCAAGACCAATGTCGCCCAGGCTTAG